A DNA window from Streptomyces parvus contains the following coding sequences:
- a CDS encoding DUF2470 domain-containing protein, translating into MRLHRPRATQPTRAERVRSILTVAHSMTVVSDGLHTEVRRLDGTGAMGHIHLHAPDDGSRAPTAERVPARLEFTDIAATPVRDRLRARVTVTGLLASPYSTGTEQSTCMEFGQAVLEDAEGRTFVTLEELEEAETDPIAACEAGMLTHLVDDHAELVPLLLRLVHPRPERGMTRAVPLAMDRYGVTLRLEYPNAHEDVRLPFPRPVTEIDQAGPQIHALLAAARRVSHRNGLPA; encoded by the coding sequence ATGCGTCTTCACCGCCCCCGCGCCACGCAGCCGACCCGCGCCGAGCGTGTCCGGTCGATCCTGACCGTCGCCCACTCCATGACGGTGGTCAGCGACGGACTGCACACCGAGGTCCGCCGCCTCGACGGCACGGGCGCGATGGGCCACATCCACCTGCATGCCCCGGACGACGGCAGCCGCGCGCCGACCGCCGAACGCGTCCCGGCCCGCCTGGAGTTCACGGACATCGCCGCCACCCCCGTACGCGACCGGCTGCGCGCCCGCGTCACGGTCACCGGGCTGCTGGCCTCCCCGTACAGCACCGGCACCGAGCAGTCCACGTGCATGGAGTTCGGGCAGGCCGTCCTGGAGGATGCCGAGGGCCGCACCTTCGTCACCCTGGAGGAGCTGGAGGAGGCGGAGACCGATCCGATCGCCGCCTGTGAGGCGGGCATGCTCACCCATCTCGTGGACGACCACGCCGAACTGGTCCCGCTGCTGCTGCGCCTGGTCCACCCCCGCCCGGAGCGCGGCATGACCCGGGCCGTGCCGCTGGCGATGGACCGGTACGGCGTGACCCTGCGGCTCGAATACCCGAACGCCCACGAGGACGTCCGGCTGCCGTTCCCCCGCCCGGTCACCGAGATCGACCAGGCGGGCCCGCAGATCCACGCCCTGCTGGCCGCCGCCCGCCGCGTCTCCCACCGCAACGGCCTGCCCGCCTGA